TCGGATCAGCACCAAAAAGCATACGTTTTTCAAGCCTGTTAATGAATACTTCAGCAATAAGACTACGCTCTTTGTCGATCACAGCTTCTTTTTCAACGATTGATGCCAACGTCAATAATTCATGAAGGGTTAATTGCTTTTCTTTATACGTTGCCGATTGACTCTGATTTTTTTTATAATATGCATAAATTTTATCATTAAATCGATCGACCATCATTTTAGCTATCTGATGAGGCGATAAACCAGGCACCACCGTATAAGTATCAGGGAACAGATAGCCTTCCAGGGAAGAAATAGGAGAGTTAGACAGGAACTCGTATTGCTCGGCAAGCGTTCCTACTGCACCATAGCTTGCATATTCCATAAATTCGTTAGCAGAAACAATTTGGTTCTTTTCCAAAAGATCCGCAATTTCCCGCATGCTGAATCCTTCAGGAATAGTAAACGTGATAGAGGAAAACCCTTTCTTTCCAGTTATATATTCGATTATTAGTTTGATATTCATATTTGTTGTTAACTCAAATATACCAGCGTGCAAGTTCTTATCTGCTTTCAACAGTTTAAGAGCTACTTTAAATATAATAGGGTGCTTAATTAACTTCTGGTCGTATAATCTTATCGCGATATCTTGCGCTGAGGTGTTTTGCGGCACTTTGAACACTACCGTTTGTACATTAACCGGATCCACA
This DNA window, taken from Candidatus Margulisiibacteriota bacterium, encodes the following:
- the mltG gene encoding endolytic transglycosylase MltG, which translates into the protein MVKQSDNWSKKVNNIIDNIRFGTAKFRTAFEAKLKLIFVSLNKRKDVRKNLENGLLSYLPATEVTNQKIETQKNNLRTFSPKKIILFFLGVCLFTALLISTVSYYILVDTVDPVNVQTVVFKVPQNTSAQDIAIRLYDQKLIKHPIIFKVALKLLKADKNLHAGIFELTTNMNIKLIIEYITGKKGFSSITFTIPEGFSMREIADLLEKNQIVSANEFMEYASYGAVGTLAEQYEFLSNSPISSLEGYLFPDTYTVVPGLSPHQIAKMMVDRFNDKIYAYYKKNQSQSATYKEKQLTLHELLTLASIVEKEAVIDKERSLIAEVFINRLEKRMLFGADPTVKYALNEPRKKIVTFADIKIDSPYNTYKNPGLPPGPIASPGIKSFVSVLFPAKSKYLYFIAKGDGTHCFSFNEKQHNALRAKLGYDMVR